A single region of the Raphanus sativus cultivar WK10039 chromosome 1, ASM80110v3, whole genome shotgun sequence genome encodes:
- the LOC108838007 gene encoding probable ubiquitin-like-specific protease 2B isoform X1, with the protein MKKKSLDVFDFSEEDELAESASGKLLEKFANPSPSISPVLQRQRIQSLCQDKPDQKEEVEEGASCAEAATAVVDGHCEDAPALVTEAEDSTRDHLIESDVDHVNHGLAFGLSNDDHAKEAGVDDDNHGLMFGLNTEEHIKETEDHGLGSFSCQPSAESFYPEASSYSQPQLNSPLSDSSSSSEEEQTDMMSAIDESLSDRSALSDDSDSEGDEDWMAERCLDDIEKIDRSTTVIMIPEYVVLKDMPSAASLVIFSCNGIKLKSYHENNEDGQHSYEFGVEDIISIQYNWYQNVGLIILRIRVLLKDEKCHEGMQQTTGIAYIEELKFAVKEHNWPEKQRQINSLHVKYPAVWSADLGDDVEVSGENLHQQQKRYFPRFDEPFEEVIYPKGDPDAVSICKRDVELLQPETFVNDTIIDFYINYLKNQIQAEERQRFHFFNSFFFRKLADLDKDPSSIADGKAAFLRVRKWTRKVDMFGKDYIFVPVNFNLHWSLIIICHPGEVANCTDLDFEDSTKVPCILHMDSIKGSHAGLKNLVQSYLCEEWKERHKDTSDDISSRFMNLRFVSLELPQQENSYDCGLFLLHYLELFLAEAPQNFSPFKIYNASNFLYLNWFPPAEASLKRTLIEKLIFELLENRSREVYNEQNQSCESPVSLNNNTGIEVLSGRAGIDCNGSMTQTQDDQGIEMTLLERSSMSNMQAVNDSGMVLRDLFDSGANNTGSLLGQLQQTLEEPSSFYHLGNNSSATEQVDMETGEQFMCLNSREGNFQSITGTAPPRESSWNLSMMPVQKESEADSLSETSKSSSSDSGDICIIEDMPPFNFYEEEAGESPPREAVSSFYATLGASTDHNTENEELTSTHDELVVVSSQDDREEAKQLENEDLGIGDKTSDDLGIELKTNEDLETGEKSSDALGIGDKRSDDFGTEDKPSDDLGIVDKSSDSLGIGDKTIEDLGNEDKLSEELGVEEKTCEDLGTEDKTTEDLGTEEKTKDLGDDFDQKEREPMEEEDEKRAAKRPRLSSTDEAEEMEE; encoded by the exons ATGAAGAAAAAAAGCCTTGACGTCTTCGATTTCAGCGAAGAGGACGAGCTCGCCGAGTCCGCTTCTGGAAAGCTGTTGGAGAAATTCGCAAACCCTAGCCCGTCCATTTCTCCGGTTCTCCAACGCCAACGGATCCAAAGCT TGTGCCAAGACAAACCTGATCAGAAAGAAGAAGTGGAGGAAGGTGCAAGTTGTGCAGAGGCTGCTACTGCTGTAGTCGATGGTCATTGTGAAGATGCTCCTGCTTTAGTAACAGAAGCTGAGGATTCTACTAGAGACCATTTGATCGAGTCGGATGTAGATCATGTTAATCATGGATTGGCGTTTGGTTTGAGTAACGATGATCATGCAAAAGAAGCAGGTGTAGATGATGATAATCATGGATTGATGTTTGGTTTGAACACTGAAGAACATATTAAAGAAACTGAAGATCATGGACTGGGAAGTTTCTCTTGCCAGCCAAGCGCGGAAAGTTTTTACCCCGAAGCTTCATCTTATAGTCAACCCCAGCTGAACTCCCCCCTTTCAGACTCTTCTTCGTCCAGT GAGGAGGAGCAAACTGATATGATGTCAGCTATTGATGAAAGTTTGAGTGATCGATCCGCATTGAGTGACGATTCTGATTCGGAAGGTGATGAAG ATTGGATGGCTGAACGTTGCTTGGATGATATTGAAAAG ATCGACAGAAGCACGACTGTTATCATGATTCCAGAGTATGTTGTACTTAAGGATATGCCTTCTGCTGCATCTCTGGTCATCTTTTCCTGCAATGGCATCAAACTAAAGAGTTACCATGAAAATAATGAAGACGGACAACACTCTTATGAATTTGGAGTTGAAGACATAATTAGTATTCAGTACAATTGGTACCAAAAT GTTGGACTTATAATCCTCAGAATCCGAGTTCTATTGAAGGATGAAAAATGCCATGAAGGTATGCAACAGACCACAGGTATTGCAT ACATTGAGGAGTTAAAGTTTGCAGTTAAAGAACACAATTGGCCTGAGAAACAACGACAAATCAACTCGCTACATGTGAAATACCCCGCTGTATGGAGTGCTGACCTCGG TGATGACGTGGAAGTATCAGGGGAAAACTTGCATCAACAACAGAAGCGTTATTTTCCACG CTTTGATGAACCATTTGAGGAAGTTATCTATCCAAAGGGAGATCCAGATGCTGTTTCCATTTGCAAAAGAGATGTTGAGCTCTTGCAGCCAGAGACATTTGTAAATGACACAATCATTGACTTCTATATTAA TTATTTGAAGAATCAAATTCAAGCGGAGGAAAGACAGAGATTCCATTTCTTCAACAGCTTTTTCTTCCGTAAACTTGCTGATCTCGACAAAGATCCATCGAGTATAGCTGATGGAAAGGCTGCTTTTCTACGCGTCCGGAAATGGACAAGGAAGGTGGACATGTTTGGGAAGGACTACATTTTCGTGCCGGTGAACTTCAA TCTTCACTGGAGTTTGATAATCATATGTCATCCTGGTGAAGTGGCTAACTGTACAG ATTTAGACTTCGAAGACTCCACAAAAGTACCATGCATATTACATATGGATTCTATAAAAGGGAGTCACGCAGGGCTTAAGAATCTAGTCCAAAG TTACTTGTGCGAGGAATGGAAGGAGAGGCATAAGGATACATCGGATGATATTTCTTCCAGATTCATGAATTTGCGTTTTGTCTCACTTGAG CTGCCACAGCAAGAAAACTCATACGACTGTGGTCTCTTTCTGCTGCACTATTTGGAGCTATTTCTTGCTGAAGCTCCCCAGAATTTTAGTCCTTTCAAGATATATAATGCTTCTAACTTT CTCTATTTGAACTGGTTTCCTCCTGCCGAGGCCTCATTGAAGCGTACtctaattgagaagttaatttTTGAACTCCTTGAAAACCGTTCACGGGAAGTTTATAATGAACAGAACCAGTCGTGCGAAAGTCCAGTGTCCCTTAATAACAATACGGGAATCGAGGTTCTGTCTGGGAGAGCGGGTATAGACTGTAATGGGAGTATGACACAGACGCAAGACGATCAAGGAATTGAAATGACTTTGCTTGAAAGATCTTCCATGAGCAACATGCAAGCTGTGAATGATTCCGGTATGGTTCTGAGGGATTTATTCGATTCAGGAGCCAACAACACAGGATCATTACTTGGACAATTACAACAAACATTGGAGGAACCATCTTCATTTTATCATCTGGGTAACAACTCATCGGCAACAGAG CAAGTAGATATGGAGACTGGTGAACAGTTTATGTGTCTGAACTCTAGAGAGGGCAACTTTCAAAGCATCACTGGAACTGCACCTCCGAGAGAATCTTCATGGAACTTAAGTATGATGCCGGTGCAGAAGGAAAGTGAGGCTGATTCGTTATCTGAAACCTCAAAAAGTTCTTCTAGTGATTCAGGAGATATTTGTATAATTGAAGACATGCCACCATTCAATTTTTATGAAGAAGAAGCGGGTGAGAGTCCACCAAGAGAGGCGGTCTCTTCATTTTATGCAACCCTGGGTGCTAGCACTGACCACAACACCGAGAATGAAGAGCTTACATCTACTCACGACGAGCTTGTGGTTGTGTCGAGTCAAGATGACAGAGAGGAGGCGAAGCAATTGGAGAACGAAGATCTTGGAATTGGGGACAAGACGAGTGATGATCTTGGAATAGAGCTCAAGACGAATGAAGATCTTGAAACTGGGGAGAAGTCGAGTGATGCTCTTGGAATTGGTGACAAGAGGAGTGATGATTTTGGAACTGAGGACAAGCCGAGTGATGATCTTGGGATAGTGGACAAGTCGAGTGATTCTCTTGGAATTGGGGACAAGACGATTGAAGATCTTGGAAATGAGGACAAGCTGAGTGAAGAACTTGGAGTTGAGGAAAAGACGTGTGAAGATCTTGGAACGGAGGACAAGACGACTGAAGATCTTGGAACGGAGGAGAAAACCAAAGATCTTGGGGATGATTTTGATCAGAAGGAGAGAGAGCcaatggaggaagaagatgagaagCGAGCTGCAAAACGTCCAAGGCTATCTTCCACAGACGAAGCTGAGGAGATGGAGGAATAA
- the LOC108838007 gene encoding probable ubiquitin-like-specific protease 2B isoform X3, whose translation MKKKSLDVFDFSEEDELAESASGKLLEKFANPSPSISPVLQRQRIQSLCQDKPDQKEEVEEGASCAEAATAVVDGHCEDAPALVTEAEDSTRDHLIESDVDHVNHGLAFGLSNDDHAKEAGVDDDNHGLMFGLNTEEHIKETEDHGLGSFSCQPSAESFYPEASSYSQPQLNSPLSDSSSSSEEEQTDMMSAIDESLSDRSALSDDSDSEGDEDWMAERCLDDIEKIDRSTTVIMIPEYVVLKDMPSAASLVIFSCNGIKLKSYHENNEDGQHSYEFGVEDIISIQYNWYQNVGLIILRIRVLLKDEKCHEGMQQTTDIEELKFAVKEHNWPEKQRQINSLHVKYPAVWSADLGDDVEVSGENLHQQQKRYFPRFDEPFEEVIYPKGDPDAVSICKRDVELLQPETFVNDTIIDFYINYLKNQIQAEERQRFHFFNSFFFRKLADLDKDPSSIADGKAAFLRVRKWTRKVDMFGKDYIFVPVNFNLHWSLIIICHPGEVANCTDLDFEDSTKVPCILHMDSIKGSHAGLKNLVQSYLCEEWKERHKDTSDDISSRFMNLRFVSLELPQQENSYDCGLFLLHYLELFLAEAPQNFSPFKIYNASNFLYLNWFPPAEASLKRTLIEKLIFELLENRSREVYNEQNQSCESPVSLNNNTGIEVLSGRAGIDCNGSMTQTQDDQGIEMTLLERSSMSNMQAVNDSGMVLRDLFDSGANNTGSLLGQLQQTLEEPSSFYHLGNNSSATEQVDMETGEQFMCLNSREGNFQSITGTAPPRESSWNLSMMPVQKESEADSLSETSKSSSSDSGDICIIEDMPPFNFYEEEAGESPPREAVSSFYATLGASTDHNTENEELTSTHDELVVVSSQDDREEAKQLENEDLGIGDKTSDDLGIELKTNEDLETGEKSSDALGIGDKRSDDFGTEDKPSDDLGIVDKSSDSLGIGDKTIEDLGNEDKLSEELGVEEKTCEDLGTEDKTTEDLGTEEKTKDLGDDFDQKEREPMEEEDEKRAAKRPRLSSTDEAEEMEE comes from the exons ATGAAGAAAAAAAGCCTTGACGTCTTCGATTTCAGCGAAGAGGACGAGCTCGCCGAGTCCGCTTCTGGAAAGCTGTTGGAGAAATTCGCAAACCCTAGCCCGTCCATTTCTCCGGTTCTCCAACGCCAACGGATCCAAAGCT TGTGCCAAGACAAACCTGATCAGAAAGAAGAAGTGGAGGAAGGTGCAAGTTGTGCAGAGGCTGCTACTGCTGTAGTCGATGGTCATTGTGAAGATGCTCCTGCTTTAGTAACAGAAGCTGAGGATTCTACTAGAGACCATTTGATCGAGTCGGATGTAGATCATGTTAATCATGGATTGGCGTTTGGTTTGAGTAACGATGATCATGCAAAAGAAGCAGGTGTAGATGATGATAATCATGGATTGATGTTTGGTTTGAACACTGAAGAACATATTAAAGAAACTGAAGATCATGGACTGGGAAGTTTCTCTTGCCAGCCAAGCGCGGAAAGTTTTTACCCCGAAGCTTCATCTTATAGTCAACCCCAGCTGAACTCCCCCCTTTCAGACTCTTCTTCGTCCAGT GAGGAGGAGCAAACTGATATGATGTCAGCTATTGATGAAAGTTTGAGTGATCGATCCGCATTGAGTGACGATTCTGATTCGGAAGGTGATGAAG ATTGGATGGCTGAACGTTGCTTGGATGATATTGAAAAG ATCGACAGAAGCACGACTGTTATCATGATTCCAGAGTATGTTGTACTTAAGGATATGCCTTCTGCTGCATCTCTGGTCATCTTTTCCTGCAATGGCATCAAACTAAAGAGTTACCATGAAAATAATGAAGACGGACAACACTCTTATGAATTTGGAGTTGAAGACATAATTAGTATTCAGTACAATTGGTACCAAAAT GTTGGACTTATAATCCTCAGAATCCGAGTTCTATTGAAGGATGAAAAATGCCATGAAGGTATGCAACAGACCACAG ACATTGAGGAGTTAAAGTTTGCAGTTAAAGAACACAATTGGCCTGAGAAACAACGACAAATCAACTCGCTACATGTGAAATACCCCGCTGTATGGAGTGCTGACCTCGG TGATGACGTGGAAGTATCAGGGGAAAACTTGCATCAACAACAGAAGCGTTATTTTCCACG CTTTGATGAACCATTTGAGGAAGTTATCTATCCAAAGGGAGATCCAGATGCTGTTTCCATTTGCAAAAGAGATGTTGAGCTCTTGCAGCCAGAGACATTTGTAAATGACACAATCATTGACTTCTATATTAA TTATTTGAAGAATCAAATTCAAGCGGAGGAAAGACAGAGATTCCATTTCTTCAACAGCTTTTTCTTCCGTAAACTTGCTGATCTCGACAAAGATCCATCGAGTATAGCTGATGGAAAGGCTGCTTTTCTACGCGTCCGGAAATGGACAAGGAAGGTGGACATGTTTGGGAAGGACTACATTTTCGTGCCGGTGAACTTCAA TCTTCACTGGAGTTTGATAATCATATGTCATCCTGGTGAAGTGGCTAACTGTACAG ATTTAGACTTCGAAGACTCCACAAAAGTACCATGCATATTACATATGGATTCTATAAAAGGGAGTCACGCAGGGCTTAAGAATCTAGTCCAAAG TTACTTGTGCGAGGAATGGAAGGAGAGGCATAAGGATACATCGGATGATATTTCTTCCAGATTCATGAATTTGCGTTTTGTCTCACTTGAG CTGCCACAGCAAGAAAACTCATACGACTGTGGTCTCTTTCTGCTGCACTATTTGGAGCTATTTCTTGCTGAAGCTCCCCAGAATTTTAGTCCTTTCAAGATATATAATGCTTCTAACTTT CTCTATTTGAACTGGTTTCCTCCTGCCGAGGCCTCATTGAAGCGTACtctaattgagaagttaatttTTGAACTCCTTGAAAACCGTTCACGGGAAGTTTATAATGAACAGAACCAGTCGTGCGAAAGTCCAGTGTCCCTTAATAACAATACGGGAATCGAGGTTCTGTCTGGGAGAGCGGGTATAGACTGTAATGGGAGTATGACACAGACGCAAGACGATCAAGGAATTGAAATGACTTTGCTTGAAAGATCTTCCATGAGCAACATGCAAGCTGTGAATGATTCCGGTATGGTTCTGAGGGATTTATTCGATTCAGGAGCCAACAACACAGGATCATTACTTGGACAATTACAACAAACATTGGAGGAACCATCTTCATTTTATCATCTGGGTAACAACTCATCGGCAACAGAG CAAGTAGATATGGAGACTGGTGAACAGTTTATGTGTCTGAACTCTAGAGAGGGCAACTTTCAAAGCATCACTGGAACTGCACCTCCGAGAGAATCTTCATGGAACTTAAGTATGATGCCGGTGCAGAAGGAAAGTGAGGCTGATTCGTTATCTGAAACCTCAAAAAGTTCTTCTAGTGATTCAGGAGATATTTGTATAATTGAAGACATGCCACCATTCAATTTTTATGAAGAAGAAGCGGGTGAGAGTCCACCAAGAGAGGCGGTCTCTTCATTTTATGCAACCCTGGGTGCTAGCACTGACCACAACACCGAGAATGAAGAGCTTACATCTACTCACGACGAGCTTGTGGTTGTGTCGAGTCAAGATGACAGAGAGGAGGCGAAGCAATTGGAGAACGAAGATCTTGGAATTGGGGACAAGACGAGTGATGATCTTGGAATAGAGCTCAAGACGAATGAAGATCTTGAAACTGGGGAGAAGTCGAGTGATGCTCTTGGAATTGGTGACAAGAGGAGTGATGATTTTGGAACTGAGGACAAGCCGAGTGATGATCTTGGGATAGTGGACAAGTCGAGTGATTCTCTTGGAATTGGGGACAAGACGATTGAAGATCTTGGAAATGAGGACAAGCTGAGTGAAGAACTTGGAGTTGAGGAAAAGACGTGTGAAGATCTTGGAACGGAGGACAAGACGACTGAAGATCTTGGAACGGAGGAGAAAACCAAAGATCTTGGGGATGATTTTGATCAGAAGGAGAGAGAGCcaatggaggaagaagatgagaagCGAGCTGCAAAACGTCCAAGGCTATCTTCCACAGACGAAGCTGAGGAGATGGAGGAATAA
- the LOC108838007 gene encoding probable ubiquitin-like-specific protease 2B isoform X4, giving the protein MKKKSLDVFDFSEEDELAESASGKLLEKFANPSPSISPVLQRQRIQSLCQDKPDQKEEVEEGASCAEAATAVVDGHCEDAPALVTEAEDSTRDHLIESDVDHVNHGLAFGLSNDDHAKEAGVDDDNHGLMFGLNTEEHIKETEDHGLGSFSCQPSAESFYPEASSYSQPQLNSPLSDSSSSSEEEQTDMMSAIDESLSDRSALSDDSDSEGDEDWMAERCLDDIEKIDRSTTVIMIPEYVVLKDMPSAASLVIFSCNGIKLKSYHENNEDGQHSYEFGVEDIISIQYNWYQNVGLIILRIRVLLKDEKCHEDIEELKFAVKEHNWPEKQRQINSLHVKYPAVWSADLGDDVEVSGENLHQQQKRYFPRFDEPFEEVIYPKGDPDAVSICKRDVELLQPETFVNDTIIDFYINYLKNQIQAEERQRFHFFNSFFFRKLADLDKDPSSIADGKAAFLRVRKWTRKVDMFGKDYIFVPVNFNLHWSLIIICHPGEVANCTDLDFEDSTKVPCILHMDSIKGSHAGLKNLVQSYLCEEWKERHKDTSDDISSRFMNLRFVSLELPQQENSYDCGLFLLHYLELFLAEAPQNFSPFKIYNASNFLYLNWFPPAEASLKRTLIEKLIFELLENRSREVYNEQNQSCESPVSLNNNTGIEVLSGRAGIDCNGSMTQTQDDQGIEMTLLERSSMSNMQAVNDSGMVLRDLFDSGANNTGSLLGQLQQTLEEPSSFYHLGNNSSATEQVDMETGEQFMCLNSREGNFQSITGTAPPRESSWNLSMMPVQKESEADSLSETSKSSSSDSGDICIIEDMPPFNFYEEEAGESPPREAVSSFYATLGASTDHNTENEELTSTHDELVVVSSQDDREEAKQLENEDLGIGDKTSDDLGIELKTNEDLETGEKSSDALGIGDKRSDDFGTEDKPSDDLGIVDKSSDSLGIGDKTIEDLGNEDKLSEELGVEEKTCEDLGTEDKTTEDLGTEEKTKDLGDDFDQKEREPMEEEDEKRAAKRPRLSSTDEAEEMEE; this is encoded by the exons ATGAAGAAAAAAAGCCTTGACGTCTTCGATTTCAGCGAAGAGGACGAGCTCGCCGAGTCCGCTTCTGGAAAGCTGTTGGAGAAATTCGCAAACCCTAGCCCGTCCATTTCTCCGGTTCTCCAACGCCAACGGATCCAAAGCT TGTGCCAAGACAAACCTGATCAGAAAGAAGAAGTGGAGGAAGGTGCAAGTTGTGCAGAGGCTGCTACTGCTGTAGTCGATGGTCATTGTGAAGATGCTCCTGCTTTAGTAACAGAAGCTGAGGATTCTACTAGAGACCATTTGATCGAGTCGGATGTAGATCATGTTAATCATGGATTGGCGTTTGGTTTGAGTAACGATGATCATGCAAAAGAAGCAGGTGTAGATGATGATAATCATGGATTGATGTTTGGTTTGAACACTGAAGAACATATTAAAGAAACTGAAGATCATGGACTGGGAAGTTTCTCTTGCCAGCCAAGCGCGGAAAGTTTTTACCCCGAAGCTTCATCTTATAGTCAACCCCAGCTGAACTCCCCCCTTTCAGACTCTTCTTCGTCCAGT GAGGAGGAGCAAACTGATATGATGTCAGCTATTGATGAAAGTTTGAGTGATCGATCCGCATTGAGTGACGATTCTGATTCGGAAGGTGATGAAG ATTGGATGGCTGAACGTTGCTTGGATGATATTGAAAAG ATCGACAGAAGCACGACTGTTATCATGATTCCAGAGTATGTTGTACTTAAGGATATGCCTTCTGCTGCATCTCTGGTCATCTTTTCCTGCAATGGCATCAAACTAAAGAGTTACCATGAAAATAATGAAGACGGACAACACTCTTATGAATTTGGAGTTGAAGACATAATTAGTATTCAGTACAATTGGTACCAAAAT GTTGGACTTATAATCCTCAGAATCCGAGTTCTATTGAAGGATGAAAAATGCCATGAAG ACATTGAGGAGTTAAAGTTTGCAGTTAAAGAACACAATTGGCCTGAGAAACAACGACAAATCAACTCGCTACATGTGAAATACCCCGCTGTATGGAGTGCTGACCTCGG TGATGACGTGGAAGTATCAGGGGAAAACTTGCATCAACAACAGAAGCGTTATTTTCCACG CTTTGATGAACCATTTGAGGAAGTTATCTATCCAAAGGGAGATCCAGATGCTGTTTCCATTTGCAAAAGAGATGTTGAGCTCTTGCAGCCAGAGACATTTGTAAATGACACAATCATTGACTTCTATATTAA TTATTTGAAGAATCAAATTCAAGCGGAGGAAAGACAGAGATTCCATTTCTTCAACAGCTTTTTCTTCCGTAAACTTGCTGATCTCGACAAAGATCCATCGAGTATAGCTGATGGAAAGGCTGCTTTTCTACGCGTCCGGAAATGGACAAGGAAGGTGGACATGTTTGGGAAGGACTACATTTTCGTGCCGGTGAACTTCAA TCTTCACTGGAGTTTGATAATCATATGTCATCCTGGTGAAGTGGCTAACTGTACAG ATTTAGACTTCGAAGACTCCACAAAAGTACCATGCATATTACATATGGATTCTATAAAAGGGAGTCACGCAGGGCTTAAGAATCTAGTCCAAAG TTACTTGTGCGAGGAATGGAAGGAGAGGCATAAGGATACATCGGATGATATTTCTTCCAGATTCATGAATTTGCGTTTTGTCTCACTTGAG CTGCCACAGCAAGAAAACTCATACGACTGTGGTCTCTTTCTGCTGCACTATTTGGAGCTATTTCTTGCTGAAGCTCCCCAGAATTTTAGTCCTTTCAAGATATATAATGCTTCTAACTTT CTCTATTTGAACTGGTTTCCTCCTGCCGAGGCCTCATTGAAGCGTACtctaattgagaagttaatttTTGAACTCCTTGAAAACCGTTCACGGGAAGTTTATAATGAACAGAACCAGTCGTGCGAAAGTCCAGTGTCCCTTAATAACAATACGGGAATCGAGGTTCTGTCTGGGAGAGCGGGTATAGACTGTAATGGGAGTATGACACAGACGCAAGACGATCAAGGAATTGAAATGACTTTGCTTGAAAGATCTTCCATGAGCAACATGCAAGCTGTGAATGATTCCGGTATGGTTCTGAGGGATTTATTCGATTCAGGAGCCAACAACACAGGATCATTACTTGGACAATTACAACAAACATTGGAGGAACCATCTTCATTTTATCATCTGGGTAACAACTCATCGGCAACAGAG CAAGTAGATATGGAGACTGGTGAACAGTTTATGTGTCTGAACTCTAGAGAGGGCAACTTTCAAAGCATCACTGGAACTGCACCTCCGAGAGAATCTTCATGGAACTTAAGTATGATGCCGGTGCAGAAGGAAAGTGAGGCTGATTCGTTATCTGAAACCTCAAAAAGTTCTTCTAGTGATTCAGGAGATATTTGTATAATTGAAGACATGCCACCATTCAATTTTTATGAAGAAGAAGCGGGTGAGAGTCCACCAAGAGAGGCGGTCTCTTCATTTTATGCAACCCTGGGTGCTAGCACTGACCACAACACCGAGAATGAAGAGCTTACATCTACTCACGACGAGCTTGTGGTTGTGTCGAGTCAAGATGACAGAGAGGAGGCGAAGCAATTGGAGAACGAAGATCTTGGAATTGGGGACAAGACGAGTGATGATCTTGGAATAGAGCTCAAGACGAATGAAGATCTTGAAACTGGGGAGAAGTCGAGTGATGCTCTTGGAATTGGTGACAAGAGGAGTGATGATTTTGGAACTGAGGACAAGCCGAGTGATGATCTTGGGATAGTGGACAAGTCGAGTGATTCTCTTGGAATTGGGGACAAGACGATTGAAGATCTTGGAAATGAGGACAAGCTGAGTGAAGAACTTGGAGTTGAGGAAAAGACGTGTGAAGATCTTGGAACGGAGGACAAGACGACTGAAGATCTTGGAACGGAGGAGAAAACCAAAGATCTTGGGGATGATTTTGATCAGAAGGAGAGAGAGCcaatggaggaagaagatgagaagCGAGCTGCAAAACGTCCAAGGCTATCTTCCACAGACGAAGCTGAGGAGATGGAGGAATAA